In the Gammaproteobacteria bacterium genome, one interval contains:
- a CDS encoding DNA translocase FtsK — MAERRLTVTQLKHAVLDPQWRARWLAGGQPPTLTFPPPGSGPPVKGALFHRLAEDFTHWLCHGRARKTAQGLATAEALWHEFYRRFAEARLGELAEAGQVESAHHLSACLRVFCTRLAELRATIEGFSHWQDLFLGEELAVDCTDIAGTGLCVSGRVDAVRRDPSHGVVVVDYKLSRGAETKHDLVQLAIYGHLLEASRPGLDFTGLLEYYEPELTVLEVSPADLRDLFGQMVLPVAAELGRPPPGHSPAPEPAPATPVPDTPVPDTPAADAAGGETDHSARIAETFAAFRLAVDVMGRTSAPQLVRYRVRPAAGVKVVSLANRAEDLQVSLALPSPPRIEPARGYVTIDVPKAVPDTVLWRDIQAAPELADHPSRVAFPIGLGVEGTPLMADFADPKTCHMLVAGTSGSGKSEFLRSMAASLLQRNAPASLNLTLIDPKILSFRDLEGCPHLTGPVISNPGDAVAGLEQAVKDMDQRYRRLADEGYSNLGERIATGHTDLPFHVMVFDEFADLILAGRQEKAVFESLVARLAAKGRAAGIHLVLATQRPDKGIVTGTIKANLPLRVCLKVTSAVNSQIILDEPGGEALVGRGDLLCDRGHGIERAQSAFLPAADMRRLVATLQA, encoded by the coding sequence ATGGCAGAGCGCAGGCTGACTGTCACCCAGCTCAAGCACGCCGTACTGGACCCCCAATGGCGGGCCCGCTGGCTGGCCGGCGGCCAACCACCCACCCTGACCTTCCCGCCCCCCGGCAGCGGCCCGCCGGTGAAGGGCGCCCTGTTCCACCGCTTGGCGGAGGACTTCACCCACTGGCTGTGCCACGGGCGCGCCCGCAAGACGGCCCAGGGACTCGCCACCGCCGAGGCCCTGTGGCACGAGTTCTACCGCCGTTTCGCCGAGGCGCGCCTCGGCGAGCTGGCGGAGGCGGGCCAGGTGGAATCCGCCCATCACCTGAGCGCCTGCCTGCGGGTCTTCTGCACCCGCCTGGCCGAACTGCGCGCCACCATCGAGGGCTTCTCCCACTGGCAGGACCTGTTCCTCGGCGAGGAGCTGGCAGTGGACTGCACGGACATCGCCGGCACCGGCCTGTGCGTCTCCGGCCGGGTGGATGCCGTGCGCCGCGACCCCAGCCACGGCGTGGTGGTGGTGGACTACAAGCTCTCCAGAGGTGCCGAGACCAAGCACGACCTGGTGCAACTGGCCATCTATGGCCACCTGCTGGAGGCCAGCCGGCCGGGGCTCGATTTCACCGGCCTGCTGGAATACTACGAGCCCGAGCTTACGGTGCTGGAGGTGAGCCCCGCCGATCTGCGGGACCTGTTCGGCCAGATGGTGCTGCCGGTGGCCGCCGAGCTGGGACGCCCGCCTCCCGGTCACTCTCCCGCCCCGGAGCCCGCACCCGCCACCCCCGTGCCCGATACCCCTGTGCCCGATACCCCTGCAGCGGATGCCGCGGGTGGCGAGACGGACCACTCGGCCCGCATCGCCGAGACCTTCGCCGCCTTCAGACTGGCGGTGGATGTCATGGGCCGTACCAGCGCGCCGCAACTGGTGCGCTACCGGGTGCGCCCCGCCGCGGGCGTCAAGGTGGTGTCCCTGGCCAACCGTGCCGAGGACCTGCAGGTGAGCCTCGCCCTGCCCAGCCCGCCGCGTATCGAACCCGCCCGCGGCTACGTCACCATCGACGTGCCCAAGGCCGTGCCGGACACCGTGCTGTGGCGGGACATCCAGGCCGCCCCCGAGCTGGCGGACCACCCCAGCCGGGTGGCCTTCCCCATCGGCCTCGGCGTCGAGGGCACGCCCCTCATGGCCGACTTCGCCGATCCCAAGACCTGCCACATGCTGGTGGCCGGCACCTCGGGCAGCGGCAAGAGCGAGTTCCTGCGGTCCATGGCCGCCTCCCTGCTGCAACGCAACGCGCCGGCCTCCCTGAACCTCACCCTCATCGACCCCAAGATCCTCTCCTTCCGCGACCTCGAAGGCTGCCCCCATCTCACCGGCCCCGTCATCAGCAACCCGGGCGACGCCGTCGCCGGCCTGGAGCAGGCGGTGAAGGACATGGACCAGCGTTACCGCCGCCTCGCCGACGAAGGCTACAGCAACCTGGGGGAACGCATCGCCACCGGACACACGGACCTGCCCTTCCATGTCATGGTGTTCGACGAGTTCGCCGATCTGATCCTGGCCGGGCGCCAGGAGAAGGCCGTATTCGAGAGCCTGGTGGCCCGCCTGGCCGCCAAGGGTCGCGCCGCCGGCATCCACCTGGTGCTGGCCACCCAGCGCCCCGACAAGGGCATCGTCACCGGCACCATCAAGGCCAACCTGCCCCTGCGCGTCTGCCTCAAGGTCACCAGCGCCGTCAACTCCCAGATCATCCTCGACGAGCCCGGCGGCGAGGCCCTGGTGGGCCGCGGCGACCTGCTGTGCGACCGCGGCCACGGCATCGAGCGCGCCCAGTCGGCCTTCCTCCCCGCAGCAGACATGAGACGCCTCGTGGCCACCCTGCAGGCCTGA
- a CDS encoding DUF4124 domain-containing protein, whose amino-acid sequence MRSTVIAIIALTIALPATAGSIKKWVDEEGQVHYGDAPPDHARTEEVQIFDNAIEGDRRTNLRSKEEERHRQIEQREAYERRAQEREQVRDDYRALREEQDKRRQCQEFARIETIYGHGRRANNAIRQQRVMGCP is encoded by the coding sequence ATGCGCAGCACGGTTATTGCCATCATCGCCCTGACCATCGCCTTGCCCGCGACGGCTGGCAGCATCAAGAAGTGGGTGGACGAGGAGGGGCAAGTCCACTACGGCGACGCCCCGCCGGATCACGCTCGTACCGAGGAGGTCCAGATATTCGACAACGCTATCGAGGGTGATCGCCGAACTAACCTGCGGTCGAAGGAGGAGGAACGTCACCGCCAGATCGAGCAGCGCGAGGCCTACGAGCGCCGCGCCCAAGAGCGCGAACAGGTGCGAGACGACTATCGCGCCCTCCGTGAGGAGCAGGACAAGCGCCGCCAGTGCCAAGAGTTTGCCCGCATTGAGACCATCTACGGCCACGGCAGGCGCGCCAACAACGCAATCCGTCAGCAGCGCGTTATGGGCTGCCCTTGA
- a CDS encoding DUF1828 domain-containing protein → MSVHMICQEFKANLSELFTCSEQGGYQRIRTPYLFPDGDNIDLFCKIEDDLITVTDLGETTRWLRMQSVSLRRSPKQLKLIEDACLTHGVEFYRGMLLARCRPGDSLAAVVIRVAQASLRVSDIWFTFRTRAVESIVDEVADYLSEHQFHFQPREKLAGNSGRGWTVDFHVRVPARSSLVYVLSTANRSRARAVVEHVTAAWFDLNHLAAGPEALHFVSLFDDTADIWSDEDFSLVESLSTVSRWSRPDEFADVLREAA, encoded by the coding sequence ATGAGCGTGCACATGATATGCCAGGAATTTAAGGCCAATCTCAGTGAGCTATTCACTTGTTCGGAGCAGGGGGGCTATCAGCGCATTCGTACGCCTTACCTATTCCCAGATGGCGACAACATCGACCTCTTCTGCAAGATCGAGGATGACCTCATAACGGTCACTGATCTGGGAGAAACCACACGATGGCTGCGCATGCAATCTGTCAGCCTGCGCCGTTCGCCTAAGCAGCTTAAGCTTATCGAAGACGCCTGTTTGACCCATGGCGTGGAATTCTACCGTGGCATGCTACTCGCCCGCTGCCGCCCCGGGGACTCCTTGGCGGCGGTGGTCATCCGTGTTGCCCAAGCGTCGCTGCGGGTTTCGGACATCTGGTTTACCTTCAGAACCCGGGCAGTGGAGTCCATTGTCGATGAGGTCGCAGATTACCTATCAGAGCACCAGTTCCACTTCCAGCCGCGGGAAAAGCTGGCCGGTAACTCCGGTAGAGGCTGGACGGTTGACTTCCACGTGCGAGTGCCGGCCCGCAGCTCCCTGGTCTACGTGCTGAGCACCGCAAATCGCTCAAGGGCCCGGGCTGTGGTCGAGCACGTCACAGCAGCATGGTTCGATTTGAATCACCTGGCGGCTGGCCCGGAGGCCTTACACTTCGTCTCACTCTTTGACGACACTGCCGACATCTGGTCTGACGAAGACTTCAGCCTAGTGGAGAGCCTGTCCACTGTGTCGCGCTGGTCTAGGCCGGACGAGTTCGCCGATGTGTTACGGGAGGCGGCCTAG
- a CDS encoding fumarate reductase cytochrome b subunit produces the protein MTEARVAPTMGIPKSPWPARLDVTQSISGLVLALFMWGHMFFVASILLGEDAMWTVTRFFEGYYIFGEPHHWLVSLAVAGVIALFVVHAALALRKFPADYRQYRVLRDHMKAMHHGDTTLWWWQVVTGFALFFLASPHLYIMLTQPSSIGPYGSADRVWSDGMWGLYLLLLLAVELHGGIGLYRLAVKWGWPGGGGKEARQRLKALKWGLTGFFVTLGLVTLAAYAQIGMAHADRYGEPYVPGLEAGR, from the coding sequence ATGACTGAGGCCCGCGTGGCCCCGACCATGGGGATCCCCAAAAGCCCCTGGCCCGCCCGCCTGGATGTGACCCAGAGCATCAGCGGCCTCGTTCTCGCGCTGTTCATGTGGGGCCACATGTTCTTCGTGGCCTCCATCCTCCTCGGCGAGGATGCCATGTGGACGGTCACGCGTTTCTTCGAGGGCTACTATATCTTCGGCGAGCCCCATCACTGGCTGGTGTCTCTGGCGGTGGCCGGCGTCATCGCCCTGTTCGTGGTCCATGCCGCCCTGGCCCTGCGCAAGTTTCCGGCGGACTACCGCCAGTACCGGGTCCTGCGGGACCATATGAAGGCCATGCACCATGGTGACACCACTCTGTGGTGGTGGCAGGTGGTCACGGGCTTCGCCCTCTTCTTTCTCGCCTCGCCCCATCTCTACATCATGCTCACCCAGCCCAGCTCCATCGGTCCCTACGGCTCGGCGGACCGGGTGTGGAGCGACGGCATGTGGGGCCTGTACCTGCTGTTGCTGCTGGCGGTGGAACTCCACGGCGGCATCGGGCTCTATCGTCTGGCCGTGAAATGGGGCTGGCCGGGCGGCGGCGGGAAGGAGGCGAGGCAGCGCCTGAAGGCCCTCAAGTGGGGACTGACCGGCTTCTTCGTGACCCTCGGCCTCGTCACCCTCGCCGCCTACGCGCAGATCGGCATGGCGCACGCGGACCGCTACGGCGAACCCTACGTGCCGGGCCTGGAGGCGGGGCGGTGA
- a CDS encoding fumarate reductase iron-sulfur subunit, producing the protein MSTRDPDRPRGLRIEVLRHNPADSASRPRLQGYDLAEAPGMTLFIALNEIRETQDPSLQFDFVCRAGICGSCGMLINGRPGLACRTLTQDLDAHIRLAPLPVFELIGDLSVNTGKWMRAMGERLQSWLHDGSAADVDRVEAAMDPDLADEIYELDRCIECGCCVAACGTARMRADFVGAVGLNRIARFRLDPRDGRGDGDFYELIGDDQGVFGCMALLGCQDVCPKDLPLQAQIAFLRRSMARQGFG; encoded by the coding sequence TTGAGTACCCGGGATCCCGACCGACCGCGAGGGCTGCGCATCGAGGTGTTGCGCCACAATCCGGCCGATTCCGCGAGCCGGCCGCGGCTCCAGGGCTATGATCTGGCCGAGGCCCCGGGCATGACCCTGTTCATCGCCCTCAACGAGATCCGTGAGACCCAGGATCCCTCCCTGCAGTTCGACTTCGTGTGCCGGGCCGGGATCTGCGGCAGTTGTGGCATGCTCATCAACGGCCGGCCGGGGCTGGCCTGCCGCACTCTCACCCAGGATCTGGACGCCCACATCCGTCTCGCGCCGTTGCCGGTGTTCGAACTCATCGGCGACCTGTCGGTGAACACCGGCAAGTGGATGCGGGCCATGGGGGAGCGCCTGCAGTCCTGGCTCCATGATGGGTCCGCGGCTGATGTGGATCGCGTGGAGGCGGCCATGGATCCGGACCTGGCCGATGAGATCTACGAACTCGACCGTTGCATCGAGTGCGGCTGCTGCGTGGCGGCCTGCGGCACCGCGCGCATGCGCGCGGACTTCGTCGGGGCGGTGGGGCTGAACCGTATCGCCCGCTTCCGCCTGGACCCACGGGATGGGCGTGGCGACGGGGATTTCTACGAACTCATCGGCGACGACCAGGGGGTGTTCGGCTGCATGGCGCTCCTCGGCTGCCAGGACGTCTGCCCCAAGGACCTGCCCCTACAGGCCCAGATCGCCTTCCTGCGCCGCTCCATGGCCCGCCAGGGCTTCGGTTGA
- a CDS encoding ATP-binding protein: protein MTKEQLEALLDEIESDRAERTQSSNNGDKFRQAVCAFANDLPDHQQPGVLFVGVGDNGQPTGLEITDQLLLNLAAMRGDGNIVPFPSLDVQKLNLKGYDMAVVIVHPSSSPPVRFKGSVWIRSGPRKGIANADDERRLNEKRRYRDLPADIRPFQDAGLDQLDDFLFRRTYLPNSVSTEVIEQNQRSLEDQLAAAKFAHPGPPLCSTMLGLLTVGKSPADWIACAYIQFVRIDGEHLGDPVRNQREVRGPLPDLLEEVEDLIKNNIQSSADFTSGVTEVRTPDYPVVALQQLVRNAVLHRTYENTNAPVRVYWFNDRVEIQNPGGPFGQVTKEDFGQPGANDYRNPNLAGVMKELGYVQRFGYGIALARREMEKNGSPLPEFQVEDNHIAVILRRRP from the coding sequence ATGACAAAAGAACAGCTTGAAGCTCTGCTGGACGAGATCGAGTCTGACCGCGCGGAGCGAACGCAATCCTCAAACAATGGCGACAAGTTTCGCCAAGCGGTATGCGCCTTTGCCAATGATCTTCCTGATCATCAACAACCTGGGGTGTTATTCGTTGGCGTTGGCGACAATGGACAACCGACAGGGCTAGAGATCACTGACCAATTGCTACTGAACCTTGCTGCGATGCGGGGCGACGGAAACATCGTTCCGTTTCCGTCTCTGGACGTCCAGAAACTAAATCTCAAAGGTTATGACATGGCGGTTGTAATCGTGCACCCCTCGTCGTCTCCTCCAGTACGATTCAAGGGATCGGTGTGGATTCGTTCGGGCCCCCGTAAGGGAATTGCAAACGCGGATGATGAACGCCGACTCAACGAAAAGAGGAGGTATCGTGATCTCCCAGCAGATATTCGGCCCTTTCAAGATGCTGGACTGGATCAACTTGACGATTTTCTTTTCAGGCGTACCTATCTTCCGAACTCCGTTTCGACTGAGGTCATTGAGCAGAACCAGCGGTCCCTAGAAGATCAACTCGCCGCGGCAAAATTTGCTCATCCCGGTCCGCCCCTCTGTTCGACGATGCTCGGATTGCTGACTGTGGGCAAGTCTCCGGCGGACTGGATTGCATGCGCCTACATACAGTTCGTTCGCATCGACGGAGAACATCTCGGCGACCCCGTGAGGAATCAACGTGAGGTCCGTGGGCCGCTCCCCGATCTTCTCGAGGAAGTCGAGGACCTGATTAAAAACAACATCCAGTCATCTGCTGACTTCACAAGTGGCGTCACGGAAGTACGAACACCTGATTATCCTGTAGTGGCGCTTCAGCAGCTTGTCCGCAATGCGGTACTCCACAGGACCTACGAAAACACCAATGCGCCAGTCCGCGTTTACTGGTTCAATGATCGCGTTGAGATTCAGAACCCAGGCGGCCCCTTCGGGCAAGTCACTAAAGAGGACTTTGGTCAGCCCGGTGCAAATGACTACCGCAACCCGAACTTGGCCGGCGTGATGAAAGAACTGGGTTATGTGCAACGCTTCGGCTATGGCATTGCGTTGGCTCGGAGAGAGATGGAGAAGAATGGCAGTCCGTTGCCCGAGTTCCAAGTCGAAGATAACCACATCGCCGTCATTTTAAGGAGGCGTCCATGA
- a CDS encoding AAA family ATPase yields the protein MSIPVIAFFNNKGGVGKTSMVYHLSWMLADNGLRVIAADLDPQSNLTAAFLDEDRLEAVMLNHGDPQTIFGAVKPLKDGTGDILDPHVEIISDRLGLILGDMALSTFEDDLSEVWPKCLGGDARAFRIMSAFWRVTQKAGEKHGADAIMIDLGPNLGAINRASLIASDFVAIPLGPDLFSLQGLQNLGPAVRRWREGWTKRLGENPPADLSLPGGNIEPIGYMVLRHSTRLDRPVKAFERWIARIPSTYMRAVLNQEPDQQIKIDTDPNCIAKLKDYRSLMPLAQEARKPMFFLKPADGALGAHTYAVSDAYKDFKRVAVKIAKNVGLKDLS from the coding sequence ATGAGCATCCCTGTCATCGCGTTTTTCAACAACAAGGGCGGCGTTGGAAAGACATCCATGGTCTATCACTTGTCGTGGATGTTGGCCGACAATGGCCTACGCGTGATCGCAGCCGACCTCGATCCCCAAAGTAATCTTACGGCAGCTTTTCTTGATGAGGACCGGCTCGAAGCCGTCATGTTGAATCACGGAGATCCGCAAACGATCTTTGGTGCTGTCAAGCCACTCAAAGATGGCACGGGAGATATCCTTGATCCCCACGTTGAAATTATTTCTGATCGATTGGGGCTAATTCTTGGAGACATGGCGCTATCTACCTTTGAAGATGATTTGTCCGAGGTGTGGCCGAAGTGTCTTGGGGGAGACGCTCGTGCATTCCGTATAATGTCAGCGTTTTGGCGCGTGACACAGAAAGCTGGGGAAAAACACGGCGCTGATGCCATCATGATTGATTTGGGCCCAAACCTTGGTGCGATCAACCGTGCTTCGCTGATTGCATCGGACTTTGTGGCTATCCCATTGGGGCCGGATCTGTTTTCACTTCAAGGTCTGCAAAATCTAGGTCCCGCCGTACGTAGGTGGCGTGAAGGGTGGACTAAGCGACTGGGTGAAAATCCGCCAGCAGACCTTAGCCTACCAGGGGGCAATATCGAGCCCATTGGCTACATGGTGCTGCGACACTCCACTCGGCTTGACCGACCCGTTAAGGCTTTCGAGCGCTGGATTGCTCGCATCCCATCCACCTACATGAGGGCTGTACTTAACCAGGAACCTGACCAACAGATCAAAATCGATACCGACCCCAACTGTATCGCCAAGCTCAAGGACTATCGCAGCCTTATGCCTCTCGCTCAGGAGGCTCGCAAACCAATGTTCTTCCTGAAGCCCGCTGATGGCGCCCTCGGCGCACATACTTACGCAGTGAGCGATGCGTACAAGGATTTCAAGCGTGTTGCCGTCAAGATCGCCAAGAATGTAGGCCTAAAGGACCTATCATGA
- a CDS encoding fumarate reductase flavoprotein subunit has translation MKIRYTDVLVVGGGLAGLRMAIAVRRRGHEAVILSLVPPKRSHSAAAQGGMQASLANVIQGQGDNEDVHFEDTVRGSDWGADQEVVRMFVHTAPKAVRELAAWGVPWSRVRKGEREVVINGERVGVTERDAAHGLVAQRQFGGTRKWRTCYASDGTGHAMLYTVSDLAIAAAIPVHERMEAIALIHDAGRCHGAVVRNLMTGELTAYVAKASALATGGAGRLYRVTTNAVICEGMGQAIALDTGVAALGNMEAVQFHPTGIFPAGILVTEGCRGDGGLLLDGDGHRFMPDYEPEKRELASRDVVSRRMEQHIAAGKGARSRFGEHLWLDITLLGREHIERNLREVQEICRNFLGIDPVTEPIPVRPAQHYTMGGIRTDHTGESPTLKGLFAAGEVACWDMHGFNRLGGNSVAETVVAGMIVGESIADFCDRSANDAVVSTGLARDFLGREQVRLDGLLKGGGGENANALKAAMQKVMTDKVGIFRHGEALAAAVEELQQLVERSRHLGVGYKAAGANPELVVAYRLQLMLRLALCTAAGALARTESRGAHYRDDYPRRNDEAWLQRTLALWPDPADTLPTLDYEALDISSMELPPGWRGYGARDHIAHPDAQLRQADIDHVKVEQAGADRFALQEALMPFRHLLPERYRGPNERLAEGMS, from the coding sequence GTGAAGATCCGCTATACCGATGTGCTGGTGGTGGGGGGCGGGCTGGCGGGTCTGCGCATGGCCATCGCCGTCCGCCGCCGCGGTCACGAGGCGGTGATCCTGTCGCTGGTGCCGCCCAAGCGCTCTCATTCCGCGGCGGCCCAGGGGGGCATGCAGGCCAGCCTGGCCAACGTCATCCAGGGCCAGGGCGATAACGAGGACGTGCATTTCGAGGACACGGTGCGGGGCAGCGACTGGGGCGCCGACCAGGAGGTGGTGCGCATGTTCGTGCATACCGCCCCCAAGGCGGTGCGCGAGCTGGCGGCCTGGGGCGTGCCCTGGAGCCGGGTGCGCAAGGGCGAGCGCGAGGTGGTCATCAACGGCGAGCGGGTCGGCGTCACGGAGCGGGATGCCGCCCACGGCCTGGTGGCCCAGCGCCAGTTCGGCGGCACCAGGAAGTGGCGCACCTGTTATGCTTCCGACGGCACCGGCCATGCCATGCTCTACACGGTGTCCGATCTGGCCATAGCCGCCGCCATCCCGGTGCACGAGCGCATGGAAGCCATCGCCCTCATCCACGACGCCGGGCGCTGTCACGGCGCCGTGGTACGCAACCTGATGACGGGCGAACTAACGGCCTACGTGGCCAAGGCCTCCGCCCTGGCCACCGGTGGGGCGGGGCGCTTGTACCGCGTCACCACCAACGCCGTTATCTGCGAAGGCATGGGGCAGGCCATCGCCCTGGATACCGGGGTGGCGGCCCTGGGCAACATGGAAGCGGTGCAGTTCCATCCCACCGGCATCTTCCCCGCCGGCATCCTGGTGACCGAGGGCTGCCGGGGCGACGGCGGCCTGTTGCTGGACGGCGACGGCCACCGTTTCATGCCCGACTACGAGCCGGAGAAGCGGGAGCTGGCCTCCCGGGACGTGGTGTCCCGGCGCATGGAGCAGCACATCGCGGCAGGCAAGGGCGCGCGCTCACGCTTCGGCGAGCACCTGTGGCTCGACATCACCCTGCTGGGGCGCGAGCACATCGAGCGCAATCTCAGGGAGGTGCAGGAGATCTGCCGCAACTTCCTCGGCATCGATCCGGTGACGGAGCCCATCCCGGTGCGCCCGGCCCAGCACTACACGATGGGCGGAATCCGCACCGATCATACGGGCGAGAGCCCCACCCTGAAGGGCCTGTTCGCCGCGGGGGAAGTGGCCTGCTGGGACATGCATGGCTTCAATCGGCTCGGGGGCAATTCGGTGGCGGAGACGGTGGTGGCGGGCATGATCGTGGGGGAATCCATCGCCGACTTCTGCGACCGCAGCGCCAACGATGCGGTGGTCTCCACGGGGTTGGCGCGAGACTTCCTGGGGCGCGAGCAGGTGCGGCTGGACGGCTTGCTGAAAGGGGGCGGCGGGGAGAATGCCAACGCCCTCAAGGCCGCCATGCAGAAAGTCATGACCGACAAGGTGGGCATATTCCGCCATGGCGAGGCCCTGGCGGCGGCGGTGGAGGAACTCCAGCAGCTGGTGGAACGCAGCCGCCACCTGGGGGTGGGCTACAAGGCCGCGGGGGCCAACCCGGAACTGGTGGTGGCCTACCGGCTACAGCTCATGCTCCGGCTCGCCCTGTGCACCGCCGCCGGCGCCCTCGCCCGTACCGAGAGCCGCGGCGCCCATTATCGAGACGACTACCCGCGCCGCAACGACGAGGCGTGGCTGCAACGCACCCTGGCCTTGTGGCCGGATCCCGCCGATACCCTGCCGACCCTGGATTACGAGGCCCTCGACATCAGCTCTATGGAGCTGCCTCCGGGTTGGCGCGGTTATGGTGCCAGGGACCATATCGCGCATCCCGATGCACAACTGCGCCAGGCCGACATCGATCATGTGAAGGTCGAGCAGGCGGGCGCCGACCGCTTCGCCCTCCAGGAGGCCCTGATGCCCTTCCGTCACCTGTTGCCGGAACGCTACCGCGGCCCCAACGAACGCCTCGCCGAGGGCATGTCTTGA